A genomic region of Gossypium hirsutum isolate 1008001.06 chromosome D01, Gossypium_hirsutum_v2.1, whole genome shotgun sequence contains the following coding sequences:
- the LOC107921951 gene encoding protein DOWN-REGULATED IN DIF1 11 encodes MAKLNHNLSMVIALLSSILIAASMVTSEEEFMITIPPEPEPGFYKTIEECIEKMSRECGENIVKAVLEDEEISEQCCAELVHGMGKICHDDLLQFYVSLPQLGFNVTHLNIRGHQVWNICILKAPSKM; translated from the coding sequence ATGGCAAAACTCAACCACAACTTATCCATGGTGATTGCTTTGCTCTCATCCATATTAATCGCAGCTTCAATGGTAACAAGCGAAGAGGAGTTCATGATTACAATCCCACCAGAACCAGAACCAGGTTTCTATAAAACCATAGAAGAATGCATCGAGAAGATGAGTAGGGAATGTGGGGAAAACATTGTGAAAGCCGTTTTAGAAGATGAAGAAATTTCAGAGCAATGTTGCGCTGAGCTTGTGCATGGAATGGGCAAAATCTGCCACGATGACTTACTCCAGTTTTACGTCTCATTGCCCCAGTTGGGTTTTAATGTAACTCACCTTAATATTAGAGGTCATCAAGTATGGAATATCTGTATCTTAAAAGCTCCATCAAAGATGTGA
- the LOC121213987 gene encoding uncharacterized protein isoform X1, translating to MGSDDWGSCSDNEDYLQDRNEDDDEEDCYSSGFLSKLQFRKDISKARWVDDLAMAEVVEKKGKMWVTMGIVRNGNTYCSIEETLFLIEIGALHVLDGNDIHLSLKELYEKLSNGKSGCYWELFEVYKHLRSLGYVVGRHGIPWSVKGQHIKSGTCSLEGSQESNEMLEMEPKDENSVIELFNNMQITDVSPAFNVYLPNSKFRKSSPGDPSFVLYISRCSPPSRVEIEALERKHGAIPFKFCHVENGRVSFFSFAKTELPVLP from the exons ATGGGCAGCGATGATTGGGGAAGTTGTTCAGACAATGAGGATTATCTTCAAGACAGAAATGAGGACGATGATGAAGAGGATTGTTACTCATCTGGGTTCTTATCCAAATTACAGTTTAG GAAAGATATCTCAAAGGCTCGATGGGTTGATGACTTGGCTATGGCTGAGGTTGTTGAAAAGAAGGGTAAGATGTGGGTGACTATGGGGATAGTTCGCAATGGCAACACATATTGCTCCATTGAGGAAACTCT GTTTTTGATTGAAATAGGGGCGTTGCACGTTTTAGATGGAAATGACATACATCTTTCTCTAAAAGAACTATATGAAAAGCTTTCAAATGGGAAGAGTGGATGCTATTGGGAGCTCTTTGAGGTGTATAAGCACCTACGATCTCTTGGCTATGTAGTTGGGCGCCACGGTATTCCTTGGTCTGTGAAGGGTCAACATATAAAGTCTGGAACTTGTTCACTTGAAGGCAGTCAAGAGAGTAATGAGATGCTAGAAATGGAACCGAAAGACGAGAATTCTGTCATTGAGTTGTTCAATAATATGCAGATTACAGATGTGAGTCCAGCTTTTAATGTTTATCTTCCAAACAGCAAGTTTAGAAAGTCTTCTCCAGGTGATCCAAGTTTTGTTCTATACATAAGTAG GTGCAGTCCACCATCCAGAGTAGAAATTGAGGCCCTTGAAAGAAAGCATGGTGCCATCCCTTTTAAGTTTTGTCATGTAGAAAACGGGCGTGTCAGTTTCTTCTCCTTTGCTAAGACTGAGCTTCCCGTCTTACCTTAA
- the LOC121213987 gene encoding uncharacterized protein isoform X2, translating into MIGEVVQTMRIIFKTEMRTMMKRIVTHLGSYPNYSLDISKARWVDDLAMAEVVEKKGKMWVTMGIVRNGNTYCSIEETLFLIEIGALHVLDGNDIHLSLKELYEKLSNGKSGCYWELFEVYKHLRSLGYVVGRHGIPWSVKGQHIKSGTCSLEGSQESNEMLEMEPKDENSVIELFNNMQITDVSPAFNVYLPNSKFRKSSPGDPSFVLYISRCSPPSRVEIEALERKHGAIPFKFCHVENGRVSFFSFAKTELPVLP; encoded by the exons ATGATTGGGGAAGTTGTTCAGACAATGAGGATTATCTTCAAGACAGAAATGAGGACGATGATGAAGAGGATTGTTACTCATCTGGGTTCTTATCCAAATTACAGTTTAG ATATCTCAAAGGCTCGATGGGTTGATGACTTGGCTATGGCTGAGGTTGTTGAAAAGAAGGGTAAGATGTGGGTGACTATGGGGATAGTTCGCAATGGCAACACATATTGCTCCATTGAGGAAACTCT GTTTTTGATTGAAATAGGGGCGTTGCACGTTTTAGATGGAAATGACATACATCTTTCTCTAAAAGAACTATATGAAAAGCTTTCAAATGGGAAGAGTGGATGCTATTGGGAGCTCTTTGAGGTGTATAAGCACCTACGATCTCTTGGCTATGTAGTTGGGCGCCACGGTATTCCTTGGTCTGTGAAGGGTCAACATATAAAGTCTGGAACTTGTTCACTTGAAGGCAGTCAAGAGAGTAATGAGATGCTAGAAATGGAACCGAAAGACGAGAATTCTGTCATTGAGTTGTTCAATAATATGCAGATTACAGATGTGAGTCCAGCTTTTAATGTTTATCTTCCAAACAGCAAGTTTAGAAAGTCTTCTCCAGGTGATCCAAGTTTTGTTCTATACATAAGTAG GTGCAGTCCACCATCCAGAGTAGAAATTGAGGCCCTTGAAAGAAAGCATGGTGCCATCCCTTTTAAGTTTTGTCATGTAGAAAACGGGCGTGTCAGTTTCTTCTCCTTTGCTAAGACTGAGCTTCCCGTCTTACCTTAA
- the LOC121213988 gene encoding zeatin O-glucosyltransferase, with product MTNQENSVIVVMVPFPAQGHLNQLLHLSRIILSYGIPVHYVGTSTHNRQAKVRVHGWDPVAVASFHFHDCQVPPFASPPPNPNAAIKFPSHLQPCFDACHYLRKPVTELLRMLSSQARKVVIIHDSMMGSVVQDVGSIPNTESYAFHTVSAFSLFFYLWESTGKPQVNAEMLGENDVPSLEGCFTEDFLEFIALQHRYLNVTSGSIYNTSKVIEGTYVDLLRQHMKEKQHWALGPFNPLKVPEKSSCGSRHYCLEWLDKQEMNSVLYVSFGTTTTMGDEQIQELAIGLRRSNQKFIWVLRDADTGDVFNGEVRRPELPKGYQDSVKDKGLVVRDWAPQLEILAHPAIGGFVSHCGWNSCMESITMGVPIGAWPVHSDQPRNAVLITKLLKLGITIKDWARRDEVVTAAVVEDAVKRLMASKEGDEIRKRAAEVSGAVRQSVAEGEVYRKEWDSFITHIIR from the coding sequence ATGACAAACCAAGAAAACTCAGTGATTGTTGTGATGGTGCCATTTCCAGCACAAGGTCATTTAAACCAATTGCTTCACCTCTCTAGGATCATCCTCTCCTATGGCATCCCGGTTCATTATGTCGGTACATCCACACACAACCGGCAGGCAAAGGTCAGAGTGCATGGTTGGGATCCGGTAGCTGTCGCTAGTTTCCATTTCCATGACTGTCAAGTTCCTCCTTTTGCTTCTCCTCCTCCAAACCCCAATGCAGCAATCAAGTTCCCTTCTCATCTCCAGCCATGTTTTGATGCCTGTCATTATCTTCGTAAACCTGTCACTGAGTTGTTACGTATGCTTTCTTCACAAGCAAGAAAGGTCGTTATCATTCATGACTCTATGATGGGATCCGTGGTTCAAGATGTTGGTTCAATTCCCAACACAGAATCCTATGCTTTCCACACTGTTTCtgcattttctctcttcttttattTATGGGAATCAACGGGGAAACCACAAGTTAACGCAGAAATGCTTGGTGAAAATGACGTCCCTTCTCTTGAAGGATGCTTCACTGAAGATTTCTTGGAGTTCATTGCTTTGCAACACCGATATCTAAACGTCACTTCTGGGAGTATATATAACACAAGCAAAGTGATAGAAGGTACTTACGTTGACTTGCTTCGCCAACATATGAAAGAAAAGCAACATTGGGCTTTGGGGCCATTTAATCCATTAAAAGTACCTGAGAAAAGCAGTTGCGGTAGCCGACACTACTGTTTGGAATGGCTTGATAAACAGGAGATGAACTCTGTTCTTTACGTGTCTTTTGGGACTACAACCACAATGGGTGATGAACAAATCCAAGAACTGGCAATTGGTTTGAGAAGAAGCAATCAAAAGTTCATTTGGGTATTGAGAGATGCTGACACAGGCGATGTTTTCAATGGAGAAGTTAGAAGGCCGGAGCTTCCAAAGGGATACCAAGATTCAGTGAAAGATAAAGGGTTGGTGGTGAGAGATTGGGCACCTCAGCTGGAGATATTAGCCCACCCTGCCATTGGTGGGTTTGTAAGCCACTGTGGGTGGAATTCATGCATGGAAAGCATCACCATGGGAGTACCAATAGGGGCTTGGCCTGTGCATTCAGATCAACCAAGAAACGCAGTACTAATCACAAAGTTGCTCAAACTCGGCATTACCATCAAGGACTGGGCACGTCGAGATGAAGTAGTGACAGCAGCGGTAGTTGAAGATGCTGTGAAACGTTTGATGGCTTCAAAGGAAGGAGATGAGATAAGGAAGAGAGCGGCAGAAGTAAGTGGTGCGGTGCGCCAATCGGTGGCTGAAGGTGAGGTTTACCGTAAGGAGTGGGACTCCTTCATTACTCATATCATTAGGTAG